The Roseococcus microcysteis genome contains a region encoding:
- a CDS encoding 2-dehydropantoate 2-reductase, translating into MRICVFGAGAIGGLMAAKLAAAEAAAVTIIARGPHLAAMQANGLKLISEGIETVVHPRCVATPEEAGPQDAVIITLKAVGLPGAAPQIAKLLGPETAIVSAVNGIPWWYFYKFGGEFDGRRVESVDPGGEVSRLLPPERAIGCIVYPAAEVAEPGVIEHTYGDRFTLGEPSGERTPRIEALAKALVAAGFKAPVRPKIRDEIWVKLWGNLAFNPISALTSATLDVITAPGELRDLARAMMLEAQEIGQALGVRFAIDVDKRIAGAAEVGAHRTSMLQDLERGRPMEVEALLGVIVEFADMTGRPAPNCRTVLALLRARARAAGCL; encoded by the coding sequence ATGCGGATTTGCGTTTTCGGGGCAGGGGCCATCGGTGGGCTGATGGCGGCGAAACTCGCCGCCGCGGAGGCCGCCGCGGTGACCATCATCGCCCGCGGCCCGCATCTGGCGGCCATGCAGGCGAATGGCCTCAAGCTCATCAGCGAGGGGATCGAGACGGTGGTCCACCCCCGCTGCGTCGCCACGCCGGAGGAGGCCGGGCCACAGGACGCCGTCATCATCACGCTCAAGGCCGTGGGGTTGCCGGGTGCCGCGCCGCAGATCGCGAAGCTGCTGGGGCCGGAGACGGCCATTGTCTCCGCCGTGAACGGCATTCCCTGGTGGTATTTCTACAAGTTCGGCGGCGAGTTCGATGGGCGGCGCGTGGAGAGCGTGGACCCGGGCGGCGAGGTCTCGCGCCTGCTGCCGCCCGAACGTGCCATCGGCTGCATCGTCTATCCGGCCGCCGAGGTGGCTGAGCCGGGTGTCATCGAACATACCTATGGCGACCGCTTCACGCTCGGCGAACCCTCCGGCGAACGCACGCCGCGCATCGAGGCGCTGGCCAAGGCGCTGGTGGCCGCCGGCTTCAAGGCGCCGGTGCGGCCCAAGATCCGGGACGAGATCTGGGTGAAGCTCTGGGGCAATTTGGCCTTCAACCCGATCTCCGCGCTGACCTCCGCCACGCTCGACGTCATCACCGCCCCCGGCGAATTGCGGGACCTCGCGCGGGCCATGATGCTGGAGGCGCAGGAGATCGGGCAGGCCCTGGGCGTGCGCTTCGCCATTGATGTGGACAAGCGCATCGCGGGCGCGGCCGAGGTGGGCGCGCACCGCACCTCCATGCTGCAGGATCTGGAGCGCGGGCGGCCCATGGAGGTCGAGGCGCTGCTGGGCGTCATCGTCGAATTCGCCGACATGACGGGACGCCCCGCGCCCAACTGCCGCACCGTCCTGGCCTTGCTGCGGGCCAGGGCGCGGGCGGCGGGCTGCCTGTGA
- a CDS encoding HlyD family secretion protein, which yields MDNLPPAKPARARAEPARVAPRLGDSLGRLARIGFAVLVVGATLFFLHDRFFTVQAQKALMAGQVLTLRAPIEGRLDMHPHLPGAWFGQGDSFASIVNERVDTQRLDELRATLEGMEAEVAALVSRMEATRVLLAAATGTADSFRQTRLDQLRARIAEGEALLGAAQARLREAEAAASRGERLLRQGIISLAAVQGLRRDLAVARDEAAATTERVASLRAEEEGARRGIFAADNASDRSVSQQNMDRLSLALVELETQLAERRARRDATRRQLDAETARVGRLANAPIETPEPALLARLLVQPGETVRPGQDLARLISCAAPLITAELDERGFRQTHLGQQAEFRPLGGGPALRAEVIQRVAPSFTPGEARALPQVILRPVTPPEGCETGRLGAVHFR from the coding sequence GTGGACAATTTGCCTCCGGCGAAACCCGCTCGGGCACGGGCGGAGCCCGCACGTGTCGCGCCGCGGCTGGGCGATTCGCTCGGCCGCCTCGCGCGGATCGGTTTCGCGGTGCTGGTGGTGGGCGCCACGCTCTTCTTCCTGCATGACCGCTTCTTCACCGTGCAGGCGCAGAAGGCGCTGATGGCCGGCCAGGTGCTGACCTTGCGCGCGCCCATCGAGGGGCGGCTCGACATGCACCCCCATCTGCCCGGCGCCTGGTTCGGCCAGGGCGACAGCTTCGCCAGCATCGTGAACGAGCGCGTGGACACCCAGCGCCTCGACGAACTCCGCGCCACGCTGGAGGGGATGGAGGCCGAGGTCGCGGCCCTGGTCAGCCGCATGGAGGCCACCCGCGTGCTGCTCGCCGCCGCCACCGGCACGGCCGACAGCTTCCGCCAGACGCGCCTCGACCAGCTCCGCGCCCGCATCGCGGAGGGCGAGGCGCTGCTGGGCGCCGCCCAGGCCCGTCTGCGCGAGGCCGAGGCCGCCGCTTCGCGCGGGGAGCGGCTGCTGCGCCAGGGCATCATCAGCCTGGCCGCCGTGCAGGGGCTGCGACGCGACCTTGCCGTGGCGCGTGACGAGGCGGCCGCGACGACGGAGCGCGTGGCGTCCCTTCGTGCCGAGGAGGAGGGCGCCCGCCGCGGCATCTTCGCCGCCGACAATGCCAGCGACCGTTCGGTGTCGCAGCAGAACATGGACCGCCTGAGCCTCGCGCTGGTGGAGCTGGAGACGCAGCTCGCCGAACGCCGCGCCCGGCGTGACGCCACGCGCCGCCAGCTCGACGCCGAGACGGCGCGGGTGGGCCGCCTGGCCAATGCCCCCATCGAGACGCCCGAGCCCGCGCTGCTGGCCCGCCTGCTGGTGCAGCCCGGCGAGACGGTGCGACCGGGACAGGACCTGGCGCGGCTGATTTCCTGCGCCGCCCCCCTCATCACCGCCGAGCTGGATGAGCGCGGCTTCCGCCAGACCCATCTGGGCCAGCAGGCGGAGTTCCGGCCCCTGGGCGGCGGGCCGGCCCTGCGCGCCGAGGTGATCCAGCGTGTCGCGCCCAGCTTCACCCCCGGCGAGGCGCGCGCTTTGCCGCAGGTGATCCTGCGCCCCGTGACGCCGCCGGAGGGCTGCGAGACGGGCCGCCTCGGCGCCGTGCATTTCCGCTGA
- a CDS encoding glycosyltransferase family 2 protein, producing the protein MDPLAEAFLPVLLVLSLAAFLPWISSTNPWARWVGAWLTILLMGRYLFWRATETLPELALDPLALGAWAFFVVEVVGSFAGVLLLHVLSRTLDRSAEATAHPVETHPGGPPLIDLLIPTYNEQEEILYRTIVGAMSQDYPRFRVWVLDDGKRAWLREMCERLGANYRIRGDNSHGKAGNMNATFWHLMSLPEPPDAIGVLDADFVATPLFLRRAAALFHDPKVALVQTPQHFFNPDPIQLNLGDAARVPDEQRFFFDVVLASKDAHGTAFSCGTSSIVRADCLARIGGFPTESVTEDILLSIKLTGIGHKTAYLNEPLTAGLAPRGCRNT; encoded by the coding sequence ATGGACCCGCTGGCGGAAGCCTTCCTGCCGGTGCTGCTGGTGCTGTCGCTGGCGGCCTTCCTGCCCTGGATCTCCTCGACCAACCCTTGGGCGCGCTGGGTGGGGGCGTGGCTGACCATCCTGCTCATGGGGCGCTACCTGTTCTGGCGCGCGACGGAGACGCTGCCCGAATTGGCGCTGGACCCGCTGGCGCTGGGCGCCTGGGCCTTCTTCGTGGTGGAGGTGGTGGGCAGCTTCGCGGGCGTGCTGCTGCTGCATGTGCTTTCGCGCACGCTGGACCGCAGCGCGGAGGCCACGGCCCACCCTGTGGAAACGCACCCCGGCGGCCCGCCGCTCATTGACCTGCTGATCCCGACCTACAACGAGCAGGAGGAGATCCTCTACCGCACCATCGTGGGCGCCATGTCGCAGGACTATCCGCGCTTCCGAGTCTGGGTGCTGGATGACGGCAAGCGCGCCTGGCTGCGCGAGATGTGCGAGCGGCTGGGCGCCAATTACCGCATCCGCGGCGACAACAGCCACGGCAAGGCGGGCAACATGAACGCCACCTTCTGGCACCTGATGTCGCTGCCCGAGCCGCCCGACGCCATCGGCGTGCTGGACGCGGATTTCGTGGCCACGCCGCTGTTCCTGCGCCGCGCCGCCGCCCTGTTCCATGACCCCAAGGTGGCGCTGGTGCAGACGCCCCAGCATTTCTTCAACCCCGACCCCATCCAGCTCAACCTCGGCGACGCCGCGCGCGTGCCGGATGAGCAGCGCTTCTTCTTCGACGTGGTGCTGGCGTCCAAGGACGCGCATGGCACGGCGTTTTCCTGCGGCACCTCCTCCATCGTGCGGGCGGATTGCCTGGCGCGCATCGGCGGCTTCCCGACGGAGAGCGTGACGGAGGACATCCTCCTCTCCATCAAGTTGACCGGCATCGGCCACAAGACGGCCTATCTGAACGAGCCGCTGACGGCGGGCTTGGCCCCGAGGGGCTGCAGGAATACCTGA
- a CDS encoding PilZ domain-containing protein has protein sequence MQIVRTPWGPFSRGAGTPLLMRLHTMDTVLFWTMTPILRILCLLMPVLYWWTGLVVVQTDLHGLISHLGPYWICCVIFLGWVSRGTNVPILADGMSLLVARESLRASAVGLFGNKNQKFKVTAKGATRDRTVVQWSLAGWFLAIAALTVAGMVLRLVLGPIEGTPPAAEAMNLFWSVYNIIMLAVASLMCVEAPRYRREERFLAGEAAKLRLAGREVEAVLEDVSLLGCRLRLPAGGLPAADARVVVSITEVGEVPALVRAVGPDHCQLVFEADAAQRAALVRKLFSGRYRHSVTTLRPFAFMGILFRKAFM, from the coding sequence ATGCAGATCGTCCGCACGCCCTGGGGGCCCTTCTCGCGCGGGGCGGGCACCCCGCTGCTGATGCGGCTGCACACCATGGACACGGTCCTGTTCTGGACCATGACGCCCATCCTGCGCATCCTCTGCCTGCTGATGCCGGTGCTCTACTGGTGGACGGGGCTGGTGGTGGTGCAGACGGATCTGCACGGGCTGATCTCGCACCTCGGCCCCTACTGGATCTGCTGCGTGATCTTCCTCGGCTGGGTCAGCCGCGGCACCAACGTGCCCATCCTGGCCGACGGCATGTCGCTGCTGGTGGCGCGCGAATCGCTGCGGGCCAGCGCGGTGGGGCTGTTCGGCAACAAGAACCAGAAGTTCAAGGTGACGGCCAAGGGCGCCACACGCGACCGCACGGTGGTGCAATGGAGCCTGGCGGGCTGGTTCCTGGCCATCGCGGCCCTGACCGTGGCGGGCATGGTGCTGCGCCTGGTGCTGGGGCCCATCGAGGGCACGCCGCCCGCCGCCGAGGCCATGAACCTGTTCTGGAGCGTCTACAACATCATCATGCTGGCGGTGGCCTCGCTGATGTGCGTGGAGGCGCCCCGCTACCGGCGGGAGGAACGCTTCCTGGCCGGCGAGGCGGCAAAGCTGCGGCTGGCGGGGCGTGAGGTGGAGGCGGTGCTGGAGGATGTCTCGCTGCTCGGCTGCCGCCTGCGGCTGCCGGCGGGGGGCCTCCCCGCCGCCGATGCCCGGGTGGTGGTGTCCATCACGGAGGTGGGCGAGGTGCCTGCCCTGGTCCGCGCCGTCGGGCCGGACCATTGCCAGCTGGTCTTCGAGGCCGATGCCGCGCAGCGCGCGGCCCTGGTGCGGAAGCTCTTTTCCGGCCGCTACCGCCATTCGGTCACGACGCTGCGGCCCTTCGCCTTCATGGGCATCCTGTTCCGCAAGGCCTTCATGTAG
- the sppA gene encoding signal peptide peptidase SppA → MALEPDLLLDRRRLKRQLAFWRTTLVLGVVVGLAVIFGGPGPAASVLGGQHVARLTLSGTISEDRRTLRLLERAARDDDMRALLVMINSPGGSVAGGEAFHAAIARVRAAGKPVVAIMGGTAASAGYMVALPAHRIFARESTLTGSIGVLLQSFNAAELLESLGVRPESITSGPLKDQPSPFRPLTEEGRAALSAVVEDMQSQFVAMVAAGRDMPEAQVRAVADGRVMTGRQAMALGLLDAIGGEAEARVWLAEQHEVPRDLRVRDLDPRGTAERALSSMSDAFWGGAARLLRAEGVIPWQISLR, encoded by the coding sequence ATGGCTCTCGAACCCGACCTCCTCCTCGACCGGCGCCGCCTCAAGCGGCAACTCGCCTTCTGGCGCACCACCCTCGTCCTCGGCGTGGTGGTGGGCCTGGCCGTGATCTTCGGCGGGCCCGGGCCTGCCGCCAGCGTGCTGGGCGGGCAGCATGTGGCCCGCCTGACGCTGTCCGGCACCATCAGCGAGGACCGTCGCACCCTGCGCCTGCTGGAACGCGCCGCGCGCGACGACGACATGCGCGCCCTGCTGGTCATGATCAACAGCCCGGGCGGCTCGGTGGCGGGGGGCGAGGCCTTCCACGCCGCCATCGCCCGCGTCCGCGCGGCCGGCAAGCCCGTGGTGGCCATCATGGGCGGCACCGCCGCTTCCGCCGGCTACATGGTGGCGCTGCCGGCGCACCGGATCTTCGCCCGCGAATCCACGCTGACGGGCTCCATCGGCGTGCTTCTGCAAAGCTTCAACGCGGCGGAATTGCTGGAAAGCCTGGGCGTGCGGCCGGAAAGCATCACCTCCGGCCCCCTGAAGGACCAGCCCAGCCCCTTCCGCCCGTTGACCGAGGAAGGGCGCGCGGCGCTCTCCGCGGTGGTCGAGGACATGCAGTCCCAATTCGTCGCCATGGTCGCCGCCGGCCGCGACATGCCCGAGGCCCAGGTGCGCGCCGTGGCCGATGGCCGTGTCATGACCGGCCGCCAGGCGATGGCGCTGGGCCTGCTGGACGCCATTGGCGGCGAGGCCGAGGCGCGCGTCTGGCTGGCCGAACAGCATGAGGTCCCGCGGGACCTGCGGGTGCGGGACCTGGACCCGCGCGGGACGGCGGAACGGGCCCTTTCCTCGATGTCCGATGCCTTCTGGGGAGGGGCCGCGCGGCTCTTGCGCGCGGAAGGTGTAATTCCCTGGCAAATTTCGCTTCGATAA